From a single Opisthocomus hoazin isolate bOpiHoa1 chromosome 6, bOpiHoa1.hap1, whole genome shotgun sequence genomic region:
- the ZFAND4 gene encoding AN1-type zinc finger protein 4 isoform X4 — MELKDDYCLNDYNISEGCTLKLVLAMRGGPINTRRVPVEDPIREMAEYVDPSRDEIWERGPSNKEVTFLVYREGDQLNFFRVVDRGDGTLTPLSESMSGGSVYNLYAADEDETEASPSGQQIMENSITMNKMKLLKAKMENMNLSKKPKKTVKVKPHPPMAPRPSSGLVAAARHRFLRVLPHIGHSCLPPPGSSYPSESSQNALSALATLATAGRTTPSTTNDLLKEDDAWQSSSWSQSVSSIRLPPKISRVELENSELPTNSILTPVSSLPVNSEKASENVTSTSEEDAVLFPNRTNIELYGAEEKILPETDSFALLTEASTNERCSEIYDIGKVNPELELSDGDEESKVVEQHRKPISKVLSTAAMGAGLLSTCELSPQKNLFLSPLRYSAQVARHSSLKPQTQSRCFEAGKLRSTAAPNVLRSLEACSMADSSFSKSTRFHSVRVESHSKRPDVISKAEASDITDMANKASKESVSSLSNLGFLASLARSANRESLQSSCGTGRFRTSGIALPANLQHFQEEGFRKTAPPKEAAEYILSAHGLGMNGSMTAVGKRVAGEATHLPPVNGSIQAKKNIIKHCFLCGKKTGLATSYECRCGNNFCATHRYAETHTCTYDYKSAGRRYLQETNPVVSAPKLPKI, encoded by the exons ATGGAGCTGAAGGATGACTATTGTTTGAATGATTATAA CATTTCAGAAGGCTGCACTCTGAAGTTAGTTCTGGCTATGCGAGGTGGACCTATTAACACCAGAAGAG tgcCTGTGGAAGACCCTATCAGGGAAATGGCTGAATACGTGGATCCCAGTAGAGATGAGATATGGGAGAGAGGGCCATCCAACAAAGAAGTTACCTTCTTAGTATATCGAGAAGGAGATCAGTTGAATTTCTTCCGTGTGGTAGATCGGGGAGATGGCACTTTAACGCCATTATCTGAATCTATGAG tggtgGTTCAGTTTATAACTTATATGCTGCTGATGAAGATGAGACAGAGGCATCACCTTCTGGCCAACAGATTATGGAGAATTCGATTACTATGAATAAAATGAAGCTGCTCAAGGCAAAGATGGAGAACATGAATCTGAGTAAAAAG ccTAAGAAAACTGTCAAGGTGAAACCTCATCCTCCTATGGCTCCTCGACCCTCTAGTGGCTTAGTGGCTGCTGCTCGTCACCGCTTTTTGAGAGTGCTCCCCCATATTGGACATTCTTGCCTACCTCCTCCTGGAAGCTCATATCCCTCAGAGTCTTCTCAAAACGCACTTTCAGCATTGGCTACTTTGGCTACTGCTGGTAGAACAACACCATCCACAACTAATGACTTGCTTAAGGAAGATGATGCTTGGCAGAGCAGCTCTTGGTCTCAGTCAGTTAGTAGCATCAGGTTACCACCAAAAATATCTCGTGTTGAACTAGAAAATTCAGAACTGCCTACTAATAGCATTCTGACTCCTGTTTCATCTCTGCCTGTGAATTCAGAAAAAGCTTCTGAAAATGTGACCTCAACAAGTGAGGAGGATGCTGTTTTGTTTCCGAATCGAACAAATATAGAACTATatggagcagaagaaaaaattctACCTGAAACAGATTCTTTTGCTTTGTTAACAGAAGCAAGCACCAATGAACGGTGTAGTGAGATATATGACATAGGAAAGGTGAACCCAGAACTTGAACTGTCTGATGGAGATGAAGAATCTAAGGTTGTAGAGCAGCATAGAAAACCTATTAGCAAAGTGCTGAGCACTGCAGCAATGGGGGCTGGTCTTCTCAGTACTTGTGAATTAAGTCCGCAGAAAAACCTGTTTTTGTCACCTCTTCGGTATTCAGCGCAAGTGGCACGCCACAGTTCTCTGAAACCACAAACGCAATCCAGATGCTTTGAGGCTGGTAAGTTGAGATCCACAGCCGCCCCAAATGTGCTTCGATCGTTGGAAGCCTGTAGCATGGCAGACTCCTCTTTTTCTAAGAGTACTAGATTTCACAGTGTTAGAGTCGAGTCACATAGTAAAAGACCTGATGTAATTTCTAAAGCAGAGGCTAGCGACATCACAGACATGGCTAACAAGGCGTCCAAAGAATCTGTGAGTTCTCTAAGCAACTTAGGGTTTCTGGCTTCGCTGGCCCGAAGCGCAAACAGGGAAAGTTTACAAAGTTCTTGTGGGACAGGCAGATTTCGGACTTCTGGTATTGCACTACCTGCAAACCTTCAGCATTTTCAGGAAGAAGGCTTTCGGAAAACTGCTCCTCCAAAGGAAGCTGCTGAATATATTCTA tctgcaCATGGGCTTGGAATGAATGGAAGTATGACAGCTGTAGGGAAAAGAGTAG CAGGTGAAGCAACCCATCTTCCACCTGTGAATGGTTCAATTCAAGCAAAAAAGAACATTATAAAGCATTGTTTTCTTTGTGGCAAGAAAACTGGATTGGCAACCAGCTATGAGTGCAG ATGTGGAAACAACTTCTGTGCAACGCACCGCTATGCAGAGACTCACACCTGCACCTACGACTATAAGAGTGCAGGGCGAAGGTATTTGCAGGAGACCAATCCCGTCGTTAGtgcaccaaagcttcccaaaatCTAA
- the ZFAND4 gene encoding AN1-type zinc finger protein 4 isoform X2 has product MANKKEPPFFNKDNMRPFHYKLPFYETMVLFIETLTGTCFELRVSPFETVISVKAKIQRLEGIPVSQQHLIWNNMELKDDYCLNDYNISEGCTLKLVLAMRGGPINTRRVPVEDPIREMAEYVDPSRDEIWERGPSNKEVTFLVYREGDQLNFFRVVDRGDGTLTPLSESMSGGSVYNLYAADEDETEASPSGQQIMENSITMNKMKLLKAKMENMNLSKKPKKTVKVKPHPPMAPRPSSGLVAAARHRFLRVLPHIGHSCLPPPGSSYPSESSQNALSALATLATAGRTTPSTTNDLLKEDDAWQSSSWSQSVSSIRLPPKISRVELENSELPTNSILTPVSSLPVNSEKASENVTSTSEEDAVLFPNRTNIELYGAEEKILPETDSFALLTEASTNERCSEIYDIGKVNPELELSDGDEESKVVEQHRKPISKVLSTAAMGAGLLSTCELSPQKNLFLSPLRYSAQVARHSSLKPQTQSRCFEAGKLRSTAAPNVLRSLEACSMADSSFSKSTRFHSVRVESHSKRPDVISKAEASDITDMANKASKESVSSLSNLGFLASLARSANRESLQSSCGTGRFRTSGIALPANLQHFQEEGFRKTAPPKEAAEYILSAHGLGMNGSMTAVGKRVGEATHLPPVNGSIQAKKNIIKHCFLCGKKTGLATSYECRCGNNFCATHRYAETHTCTYDYKSAGRRYLQETNPVVSAPKLPKI; this is encoded by the exons ATGGCCAACAAGAAAGAGCCTCCTTTTTTCAATAAAGATAACATGCGGCCGTTTCACTACAAGCTTCCTTTTTATGAAACTATGGTGCTTTTCATTGAGACGCTTACAGGAACATGCTTTGAACTGCGAGTTTCCCCCTTTGAAACAGTAATTTCTGTGAAAGCTAAAATTCAAAGACTGGAAG GTATTCCTGTCTCTCAGCAGCACTTAATTTGGAATAACATGGAGCTGAAGGATGACTATTGTTTGAATGATTATAA CATTTCAGAAGGCTGCACTCTGAAGTTAGTTCTGGCTATGCGAGGTGGACCTATTAACACCAGAAGAG tgcCTGTGGAAGACCCTATCAGGGAAATGGCTGAATACGTGGATCCCAGTAGAGATGAGATATGGGAGAGAGGGCCATCCAACAAAGAAGTTACCTTCTTAGTATATCGAGAAGGAGATCAGTTGAATTTCTTCCGTGTGGTAGATCGGGGAGATGGCACTTTAACGCCATTATCTGAATCTATGAG tggtgGTTCAGTTTATAACTTATATGCTGCTGATGAAGATGAGACAGAGGCATCACCTTCTGGCCAACAGATTATGGAGAATTCGATTACTATGAATAAAATGAAGCTGCTCAAGGCAAAGATGGAGAACATGAATCTGAGTAAAAAG ccTAAGAAAACTGTCAAGGTGAAACCTCATCCTCCTATGGCTCCTCGACCCTCTAGTGGCTTAGTGGCTGCTGCTCGTCACCGCTTTTTGAGAGTGCTCCCCCATATTGGACATTCTTGCCTACCTCCTCCTGGAAGCTCATATCCCTCAGAGTCTTCTCAAAACGCACTTTCAGCATTGGCTACTTTGGCTACTGCTGGTAGAACAACACCATCCACAACTAATGACTTGCTTAAGGAAGATGATGCTTGGCAGAGCAGCTCTTGGTCTCAGTCAGTTAGTAGCATCAGGTTACCACCAAAAATATCTCGTGTTGAACTAGAAAATTCAGAACTGCCTACTAATAGCATTCTGACTCCTGTTTCATCTCTGCCTGTGAATTCAGAAAAAGCTTCTGAAAATGTGACCTCAACAAGTGAGGAGGATGCTGTTTTGTTTCCGAATCGAACAAATATAGAACTATatggagcagaagaaaaaattctACCTGAAACAGATTCTTTTGCTTTGTTAACAGAAGCAAGCACCAATGAACGGTGTAGTGAGATATATGACATAGGAAAGGTGAACCCAGAACTTGAACTGTCTGATGGAGATGAAGAATCTAAGGTTGTAGAGCAGCATAGAAAACCTATTAGCAAAGTGCTGAGCACTGCAGCAATGGGGGCTGGTCTTCTCAGTACTTGTGAATTAAGTCCGCAGAAAAACCTGTTTTTGTCACCTCTTCGGTATTCAGCGCAAGTGGCACGCCACAGTTCTCTGAAACCACAAACGCAATCCAGATGCTTTGAGGCTGGTAAGTTGAGATCCACAGCCGCCCCAAATGTGCTTCGATCGTTGGAAGCCTGTAGCATGGCAGACTCCTCTTTTTCTAAGAGTACTAGATTTCACAGTGTTAGAGTCGAGTCACATAGTAAAAGACCTGATGTAATTTCTAAAGCAGAGGCTAGCGACATCACAGACATGGCTAACAAGGCGTCCAAAGAATCTGTGAGTTCTCTAAGCAACTTAGGGTTTCTGGCTTCGCTGGCCCGAAGCGCAAACAGGGAAAGTTTACAAAGTTCTTGTGGGACAGGCAGATTTCGGACTTCTGGTATTGCACTACCTGCAAACCTTCAGCATTTTCAGGAAGAAGGCTTTCGGAAAACTGCTCCTCCAAAGGAAGCTGCTGAATATATTCTA tctgcaCATGGGCTTGGAATGAATGGAAGTATGACAGCTGTAGGGAAAAGAGTAG GTGAAGCAACCCATCTTCCACCTGTGAATGGTTCAATTCAAGCAAAAAAGAACATTATAAAGCATTGTTTTCTTTGTGGCAAGAAAACTGGATTGGCAACCAGCTATGAGTGCAG ATGTGGAAACAACTTCTGTGCAACGCACCGCTATGCAGAGACTCACACCTGCACCTACGACTATAAGAGTGCAGGGCGAAGGTATTTGCAGGAGACCAATCCCGTCGTTAGtgcaccaaagcttcccaaaatCTAA
- the ZFAND4 gene encoding AN1-type zinc finger protein 4 isoform X7 yields the protein MANKKEPPFFNKDNMRPFHYKLPFYETMVLFIETLTGTCFELRVSPFETVISVKAKIQRLEGIPVSQQHLIWNNMELKDDYCLNDYNISEGCTLKLVLAMRGGPINTRRVPVEDPIREMAEYVDPSRDEIWERGPSNKEVTFLVYREGDQLNFFRVVDRGDGTLTPLSESMSGGSVYNLYAADEDETEASPSGQQIMENSITMNKMKLLKAKMENMNLSKKPKKTVKVKPHPPMAPRPSSGLVAAARHRFLRVLPHIGHSCLPPPGSSYPSESSQNALSALATLATAGRTTPSTTNDLLKEDDAWQSSSWSQSVSSIRLPPKISRVELENSELPTNSILTPVSSLPVNSEKASENVTSTSEEDAVLFPNRTNIELYGAEEKILPETDSFALLTEASTNERCSEIYDIGKVNPELELSDGDEESKVVEQHRKPISKVLSTAAMGAGLLSTCELSPQKNLFLSPLRYSAQVARHSSLKPQTQSRCFEAGEATHLPPVNGSIQAKKNIIKHCFLCGKKTGLATSYECRCGNNFCATHRYAETHTCTYDYKSAGRRYLQETNPVVSAPKLPKI from the exons ATGGCCAACAAGAAAGAGCCTCCTTTTTTCAATAAAGATAACATGCGGCCGTTTCACTACAAGCTTCCTTTTTATGAAACTATGGTGCTTTTCATTGAGACGCTTACAGGAACATGCTTTGAACTGCGAGTTTCCCCCTTTGAAACAGTAATTTCTGTGAAAGCTAAAATTCAAAGACTGGAAG GTATTCCTGTCTCTCAGCAGCACTTAATTTGGAATAACATGGAGCTGAAGGATGACTATTGTTTGAATGATTATAA CATTTCAGAAGGCTGCACTCTGAAGTTAGTTCTGGCTATGCGAGGTGGACCTATTAACACCAGAAGAG tgcCTGTGGAAGACCCTATCAGGGAAATGGCTGAATACGTGGATCCCAGTAGAGATGAGATATGGGAGAGAGGGCCATCCAACAAAGAAGTTACCTTCTTAGTATATCGAGAAGGAGATCAGTTGAATTTCTTCCGTGTGGTAGATCGGGGAGATGGCACTTTAACGCCATTATCTGAATCTATGAG tggtgGTTCAGTTTATAACTTATATGCTGCTGATGAAGATGAGACAGAGGCATCACCTTCTGGCCAACAGATTATGGAGAATTCGATTACTATGAATAAAATGAAGCTGCTCAAGGCAAAGATGGAGAACATGAATCTGAGTAAAAAG ccTAAGAAAACTGTCAAGGTGAAACCTCATCCTCCTATGGCTCCTCGACCCTCTAGTGGCTTAGTGGCTGCTGCTCGTCACCGCTTTTTGAGAGTGCTCCCCCATATTGGACATTCTTGCCTACCTCCTCCTGGAAGCTCATATCCCTCAGAGTCTTCTCAAAACGCACTTTCAGCATTGGCTACTTTGGCTACTGCTGGTAGAACAACACCATCCACAACTAATGACTTGCTTAAGGAAGATGATGCTTGGCAGAGCAGCTCTTGGTCTCAGTCAGTTAGTAGCATCAGGTTACCACCAAAAATATCTCGTGTTGAACTAGAAAATTCAGAACTGCCTACTAATAGCATTCTGACTCCTGTTTCATCTCTGCCTGTGAATTCAGAAAAAGCTTCTGAAAATGTGACCTCAACAAGTGAGGAGGATGCTGTTTTGTTTCCGAATCGAACAAATATAGAACTATatggagcagaagaaaaaattctACCTGAAACAGATTCTTTTGCTTTGTTAACAGAAGCAAGCACCAATGAACGGTGTAGTGAGATATATGACATAGGAAAGGTGAACCCAGAACTTGAACTGTCTGATGGAGATGAAGAATCTAAGGTTGTAGAGCAGCATAGAAAACCTATTAGCAAAGTGCTGAGCACTGCAGCAATGGGGGCTGGTCTTCTCAGTACTTGTGAATTAAGTCCGCAGAAAAACCTGTTTTTGTCACCTCTTCGGTATTCAGCGCAAGTGGCACGCCACAGTTCTCTGAAACCACAAACGCAATCCAGATGCTTTGAGGCTG GTGAAGCAACCCATCTTCCACCTGTGAATGGTTCAATTCAAGCAAAAAAGAACATTATAAAGCATTGTTTTCTTTGTGGCAAGAAAACTGGATTGGCAACCAGCTATGAGTGCAG ATGTGGAAACAACTTCTGTGCAACGCACCGCTATGCAGAGACTCACACCTGCACCTACGACTATAAGAGTGCAGGGCGAAGGTATTTGCAGGAGACCAATCCCGTCGTTAGtgcaccaaagcttcccaaaatCTAA
- the ZFAND4 gene encoding AN1-type zinc finger protein 4 isoform X1, producing the protein MANKKEPPFFNKDNMRPFHYKLPFYETMVLFIETLTGTCFELRVSPFETVISVKAKIQRLEGIPVSQQHLIWNNMELKDDYCLNDYNISEGCTLKLVLAMRGGPINTRRVPVEDPIREMAEYVDPSRDEIWERGPSNKEVTFLVYREGDQLNFFRVVDRGDGTLTPLSESMSGGSVYNLYAADEDETEASPSGQQIMENSITMNKMKLLKAKMENMNLSKKPKKTVKVKPHPPMAPRPSSGLVAAARHRFLRVLPHIGHSCLPPPGSSYPSESSQNALSALATLATAGRTTPSTTNDLLKEDDAWQSSSWSQSVSSIRLPPKISRVELENSELPTNSILTPVSSLPVNSEKASENVTSTSEEDAVLFPNRTNIELYGAEEKILPETDSFALLTEASTNERCSEIYDIGKVNPELELSDGDEESKVVEQHRKPISKVLSTAAMGAGLLSTCELSPQKNLFLSPLRYSAQVARHSSLKPQTQSRCFEAGKLRSTAAPNVLRSLEACSMADSSFSKSTRFHSVRVESHSKRPDVISKAEASDITDMANKASKESVSSLSNLGFLASLARSANRESLQSSCGTGRFRTSGIALPANLQHFQEEGFRKTAPPKEAAEYILSAHGLGMNGSMTAVGKRVAGEATHLPPVNGSIQAKKNIIKHCFLCGKKTGLATSYECRCGNNFCATHRYAETHTCTYDYKSAGRRYLQETNPVVSAPKLPKI; encoded by the exons ATGGCCAACAAGAAAGAGCCTCCTTTTTTCAATAAAGATAACATGCGGCCGTTTCACTACAAGCTTCCTTTTTATGAAACTATGGTGCTTTTCATTGAGACGCTTACAGGAACATGCTTTGAACTGCGAGTTTCCCCCTTTGAAACAGTAATTTCTGTGAAAGCTAAAATTCAAAGACTGGAAG GTATTCCTGTCTCTCAGCAGCACTTAATTTGGAATAACATGGAGCTGAAGGATGACTATTGTTTGAATGATTATAA CATTTCAGAAGGCTGCACTCTGAAGTTAGTTCTGGCTATGCGAGGTGGACCTATTAACACCAGAAGAG tgcCTGTGGAAGACCCTATCAGGGAAATGGCTGAATACGTGGATCCCAGTAGAGATGAGATATGGGAGAGAGGGCCATCCAACAAAGAAGTTACCTTCTTAGTATATCGAGAAGGAGATCAGTTGAATTTCTTCCGTGTGGTAGATCGGGGAGATGGCACTTTAACGCCATTATCTGAATCTATGAG tggtgGTTCAGTTTATAACTTATATGCTGCTGATGAAGATGAGACAGAGGCATCACCTTCTGGCCAACAGATTATGGAGAATTCGATTACTATGAATAAAATGAAGCTGCTCAAGGCAAAGATGGAGAACATGAATCTGAGTAAAAAG ccTAAGAAAACTGTCAAGGTGAAACCTCATCCTCCTATGGCTCCTCGACCCTCTAGTGGCTTAGTGGCTGCTGCTCGTCACCGCTTTTTGAGAGTGCTCCCCCATATTGGACATTCTTGCCTACCTCCTCCTGGAAGCTCATATCCCTCAGAGTCTTCTCAAAACGCACTTTCAGCATTGGCTACTTTGGCTACTGCTGGTAGAACAACACCATCCACAACTAATGACTTGCTTAAGGAAGATGATGCTTGGCAGAGCAGCTCTTGGTCTCAGTCAGTTAGTAGCATCAGGTTACCACCAAAAATATCTCGTGTTGAACTAGAAAATTCAGAACTGCCTACTAATAGCATTCTGACTCCTGTTTCATCTCTGCCTGTGAATTCAGAAAAAGCTTCTGAAAATGTGACCTCAACAAGTGAGGAGGATGCTGTTTTGTTTCCGAATCGAACAAATATAGAACTATatggagcagaagaaaaaattctACCTGAAACAGATTCTTTTGCTTTGTTAACAGAAGCAAGCACCAATGAACGGTGTAGTGAGATATATGACATAGGAAAGGTGAACCCAGAACTTGAACTGTCTGATGGAGATGAAGAATCTAAGGTTGTAGAGCAGCATAGAAAACCTATTAGCAAAGTGCTGAGCACTGCAGCAATGGGGGCTGGTCTTCTCAGTACTTGTGAATTAAGTCCGCAGAAAAACCTGTTTTTGTCACCTCTTCGGTATTCAGCGCAAGTGGCACGCCACAGTTCTCTGAAACCACAAACGCAATCCAGATGCTTTGAGGCTGGTAAGTTGAGATCCACAGCCGCCCCAAATGTGCTTCGATCGTTGGAAGCCTGTAGCATGGCAGACTCCTCTTTTTCTAAGAGTACTAGATTTCACAGTGTTAGAGTCGAGTCACATAGTAAAAGACCTGATGTAATTTCTAAAGCAGAGGCTAGCGACATCACAGACATGGCTAACAAGGCGTCCAAAGAATCTGTGAGTTCTCTAAGCAACTTAGGGTTTCTGGCTTCGCTGGCCCGAAGCGCAAACAGGGAAAGTTTACAAAGTTCTTGTGGGACAGGCAGATTTCGGACTTCTGGTATTGCACTACCTGCAAACCTTCAGCATTTTCAGGAAGAAGGCTTTCGGAAAACTGCTCCTCCAAAGGAAGCTGCTGAATATATTCTA tctgcaCATGGGCTTGGAATGAATGGAAGTATGACAGCTGTAGGGAAAAGAGTAG CAGGTGAAGCAACCCATCTTCCACCTGTGAATGGTTCAATTCAAGCAAAAAAGAACATTATAAAGCATTGTTTTCTTTGTGGCAAGAAAACTGGATTGGCAACCAGCTATGAGTGCAG ATGTGGAAACAACTTCTGTGCAACGCACCGCTATGCAGAGACTCACACCTGCACCTACGACTATAAGAGTGCAGGGCGAAGGTATTTGCAGGAGACCAATCCCGTCGTTAGtgcaccaaagcttcccaaaatCTAA
- the ZFAND4 gene encoding AN1-type zinc finger protein 4 isoform X6 produces the protein MANKKEPPFFNKDNMRPFHYKLPFYETMVLFIETLTGTCFELRVSPFETVISVKAKIQRLEGIPVSQQHLIWNNMELKDDYCLNDYNISEGCTLKLVLAMRGGPINTRRVPVEDPIREMAEYVDPSRDEIWERGPSNKEVTFLVYREGDQLNFFRVVDRGDGTLTPLSESMSGGSVYNLYAADEDETEASPSGQQIMENSITMNKMKLLKAKMENMNLSKKPKKTVKVKPHPPMAPRPSSGLVAAARHRFLRVLPHIGHSCLPPPGSSYPSESSQNALSALATLATAGRTTPSTTNDLLKEDDAWQSSSWSQSVSSIRLPPKISRVELENSELPTNSILTPVSSLPVNSEKASENVTSTSEEDAVLFPNRTNIELYGAEEKILPETDSFALLTEASTNERCSEIYDIGKVNPELELSDGDEESKVVEQHRKPISKVLSTAAMGAGLLSTCELSPQKNLFLSPLRYSAQVARHSSLKPQTQSRCFEAAGEATHLPPVNGSIQAKKNIIKHCFLCGKKTGLATSYECRCGNNFCATHRYAETHTCTYDYKSAGRRYLQETNPVVSAPKLPKI, from the exons ATGGCCAACAAGAAAGAGCCTCCTTTTTTCAATAAAGATAACATGCGGCCGTTTCACTACAAGCTTCCTTTTTATGAAACTATGGTGCTTTTCATTGAGACGCTTACAGGAACATGCTTTGAACTGCGAGTTTCCCCCTTTGAAACAGTAATTTCTGTGAAAGCTAAAATTCAAAGACTGGAAG GTATTCCTGTCTCTCAGCAGCACTTAATTTGGAATAACATGGAGCTGAAGGATGACTATTGTTTGAATGATTATAA CATTTCAGAAGGCTGCACTCTGAAGTTAGTTCTGGCTATGCGAGGTGGACCTATTAACACCAGAAGAG tgcCTGTGGAAGACCCTATCAGGGAAATGGCTGAATACGTGGATCCCAGTAGAGATGAGATATGGGAGAGAGGGCCATCCAACAAAGAAGTTACCTTCTTAGTATATCGAGAAGGAGATCAGTTGAATTTCTTCCGTGTGGTAGATCGGGGAGATGGCACTTTAACGCCATTATCTGAATCTATGAG tggtgGTTCAGTTTATAACTTATATGCTGCTGATGAAGATGAGACAGAGGCATCACCTTCTGGCCAACAGATTATGGAGAATTCGATTACTATGAATAAAATGAAGCTGCTCAAGGCAAAGATGGAGAACATGAATCTGAGTAAAAAG ccTAAGAAAACTGTCAAGGTGAAACCTCATCCTCCTATGGCTCCTCGACCCTCTAGTGGCTTAGTGGCTGCTGCTCGTCACCGCTTTTTGAGAGTGCTCCCCCATATTGGACATTCTTGCCTACCTCCTCCTGGAAGCTCATATCCCTCAGAGTCTTCTCAAAACGCACTTTCAGCATTGGCTACTTTGGCTACTGCTGGTAGAACAACACCATCCACAACTAATGACTTGCTTAAGGAAGATGATGCTTGGCAGAGCAGCTCTTGGTCTCAGTCAGTTAGTAGCATCAGGTTACCACCAAAAATATCTCGTGTTGAACTAGAAAATTCAGAACTGCCTACTAATAGCATTCTGACTCCTGTTTCATCTCTGCCTGTGAATTCAGAAAAAGCTTCTGAAAATGTGACCTCAACAAGTGAGGAGGATGCTGTTTTGTTTCCGAATCGAACAAATATAGAACTATatggagcagaagaaaaaattctACCTGAAACAGATTCTTTTGCTTTGTTAACAGAAGCAAGCACCAATGAACGGTGTAGTGAGATATATGACATAGGAAAGGTGAACCCAGAACTTGAACTGTCTGATGGAGATGAAGAATCTAAGGTTGTAGAGCAGCATAGAAAACCTATTAGCAAAGTGCTGAGCACTGCAGCAATGGGGGCTGGTCTTCTCAGTACTTGTGAATTAAGTCCGCAGAAAAACCTGTTTTTGTCACCTCTTCGGTATTCAGCGCAAGTGGCACGCCACAGTTCTCTGAAACCACAAACGCAATCCAGATGCTTTGAGGCTG CAGGTGAAGCAACCCATCTTCCACCTGTGAATGGTTCAATTCAAGCAAAAAAGAACATTATAAAGCATTGTTTTCTTTGTGGCAAGAAAACTGGATTGGCAACCAGCTATGAGTGCAG ATGTGGAAACAACTTCTGTGCAACGCACCGCTATGCAGAGACTCACACCTGCACCTACGACTATAAGAGTGCAGGGCGAAGGTATTTGCAGGAGACCAATCCCGTCGTTAGtgcaccaaagcttcccaaaatCTAA